The Neisseria macacae ATCC 33926 genome contains the following window.
ACAGCGTTACTGAGTGTACAGTTACCTTATTTTGTTTTTTTTCTAATAACTCGGCAGAAACATTTAAAACCTTATCCAAAGGCAGGCTCAATGCGGCAGCCTGAAAGCCTCCCTTGCCATCCCAAACAGGGCGAATAATTAAAGGGCTGGCCATACGTTCCTTACGTTTAGGCTGTAACGTTGTATCTGCTGGCTCATCACCACCAACAAAATGAAAAATAATCGGCATACCGAATACACCGCGCGCAAATAAATCTCCGGCAGGATGTTCCGGTTTATGCCGATCAGAATGTGTTCGCGTTATACGGCGAATTTCATCAGGTTCCGACCAACGGCTGCGACCGGCAGGTTTCGTCGTATCAGATGAGGGATGATTGCGTCCAATACCTACACCTTGCCGAAAATCGCGTAATCGTTGGACTGCTTCTTTCCAAGCTAATAAAGCATGATTAGTACTTGTGCGCAGCACCAATTTGCAACCTGCCTTCATTACTTCATCAATACTCAAAGGCTGTTTGAAAACAGGATTAGAACTGTCCTTAACCACAAACGCACCACATCCGCGCCGGGTACGCGCACCAATCCCTCCAAAATTTACCCACCAGCGTAAAGTTTCCAAAACCTGTTCCCTATCTGTTTCGTTTGCCTTTTCACTCAAACGCCATTGCAAGGTCCAAGTCAAACCCTCTTTAATCAATAACGTTTTTTCACGTTTTTCCTCACTATCCATCGGAAACAAAACATAAGCATAAGGTTTTAAATCATTACTCTTACTCTTCGAACGTACTTTTTTATCTGAAGGTAGAGACGAATCCAAGCTGCCTTGAAAATAAGAAATCTGTTTAACATTTAATACATCAAGCACACGCAAAAACACCAAACTCGCAGCAGCTTCTTCACCGATACCTCCCCACAAACGAAATTCCGCTTCACGCAAACTTTTTTCTTTCAAATTCCATTTTTGCTGAGCTAACAGCCGCCACCAAAAGCGTAACTGACCACGAATCGCTGTAGCACGAATGGGCATCAAGACATCAGGCATGGCTGCCTGAACACCACCGCCATAAATAGGCGTAACAAGCTCACAGTAAATTTCCTGCCAAGCCTCCTTGCTTCCAGGCAGTTTTTCCATCGGCTCAAAATCGGGTATTAGTAAAGCCATTTTCTTATCCTTTGTTATTTAACCAGCAAGTTACTTTATAACGAAACTAATCAAATTTTGCATTATACACAAATTTGTTTAGCATTCATAACTCATAAAAATGAGACTTGAGAACAAAATTACTATAACTGATAATAGACTTCTAATAGTAATAGGCGATATTAGTAAATCGCAGATTTAGTTAAGACTAAACGTTACGTTAATAGAATCCGATCAAAACCTGATTTTAAAGTGACACACAGCCACATCACGAAAACAACTGGATTATGCCATTAAAAATTAAGAACTTTTTATCTATTACTGATGCTGAGAGAATCGATTCAGCTTTAAATCAACTGCCTTGGGCTGGATCGAGCATAGATTGGGATAAGATTAAAGGCGAGAAGCTGCGTATTTCCTTATTTGGGGAAATAACGACAGCATCTATTCATTATAATACTTTTAAAAGATTTAAAGCTTGCCAAGGGAAGAACGTGGTAATTTACTACTCTCCATCACATCAACCTTGGATACTGGATACGGATGATTTTATCTATAATTGGTTAAGTATCTTTGAAGAATTACTTGATTTTCCTAAATTTATAGTATTTTGTTATGAAAAAATTTGGCAGCCTGGATATTTAGAAAATTCAATAGAATGCGAACCTATGGGTGAATTAATTGGTTTAATCTGAAAAAGAACCCTAACACGCGTAATATCTGAATTTGCGCAGAAGGCACGGATTTTTGCTTACGATTTTTTATGTCATTCATTGCAATCAGTTTTTCAAAAAAGCCGAAATTCTTTAATGGCTGCATGAAAACAGCCAGAGACCTTTGCAAAATTCCCCAAAATCCCCTAAATTCCCATCAAGACATTTAGGGGATTTCTTATGAGCACCTTCTTCCAACAAACCGCACAAGCCATGATCGCCAAACACATCGACCGCTTCCCATTATTGAAGTTGGATCAGGTGATTGATTGGCAGCCGATCGAACAATACCTGAACCGTCAAAGAACCCGTTATCTCCGAGACCACCGCGGCCGTCCCGCCTATCCCCTGTTGTCCATGTTCAAAGCCGTCCTGCTCGGACAATGGCACAGCCTCTCCGATCCCGAACTCGAACACAGCCTCATCACCCGCATCGACTTCAACCTGTTTTGCCGTTTTGACGAACTGAACATCCCCGATTACAGCACCTTATGCCGCTACCGCAACTGGCTGGCGCAAGATGACACCCTGTCCGAATTGCTCAAACTGATTAACTGCCAACTGGCCGAAAAAAACCTAAAAGTAGAGAAAGCATCCGCCGCCGTCGTTGACGCCACCATTATTCAGACCGCCGGCAGCAAACAGCGTCAGGCCATAGAAGTCGATGAAGAAGGACAAGTCAGCGGCCAAACCACACCGAGTAAAGACAAAGATGCCCGCTGGACAAAGAAAAACGGCCTCTACAAACTCGGTTACAAACAACATACCCGTACCGATGAGGAAGGCTATATCGAGAAACTGCACATCACCCCCGCCAATGTCCATGAGTGCAACCATCTGTCCCCTTTGTTGGAAGGTATTGCCGAAGGCACGACCGTCTATGCCGACAAAGGCTACGACAGTAAGGAAAACCGGCAACATCTGAAAGAGCATCAGTTGTTAGACGGCATTATGCGCAAAGCCTGCCGCAACCGTCCGCTGACGGAAGCGCAAACCAAACGTAACCGATATTTGTCGAAGACCCGTTATGTGGTCGAACAAAGCTTCGGTACGCTGCACCGTAAATTCCGCTACGCCCGGGCAGCCTATTTTGGTCTGCTCAAAGTGAGTGCGCAAAGCCATCTGAAGGCGATGTGTTTGAACCTGTTGAAAGCGGCTAACAGGCTAAGTGTGCCTGTTGCCGCCTAAAAGGCGGCCCGGATGCCTGATTATGGGGTATCCGGGGAGGATTAAGGGGGCATTTGGGTAGAATCAGTGGATATTTGAAACGAAAACAGCCGAAAACCTGTGTTTGGGGTTTCGGCTGTCGGGGGAGGAAGGAATTTTG
Protein-coding sequences here:
- a CDS encoding IS5 family transposase, coding for MSTFFQQTAQAMIAKHIDRFPLLKLDQVIDWQPIEQYLNRQRTRYLRDHRGRPAYPLLSMFKAVLLGQWHSLSDPELEHSLITRIDFNLFCRFDELNIPDYSTLCRYRNWLAQDDTLSELLKLINCQLAEKNLKVEKASAAVVDATIIQTAGSKQRQAIEVDEEGQVSGQTTPSKDKDARWTKKNGLYKLGYKQHTRTDEEGYIEKLHITPANVHECNHLSPLLEGIAEGTTVYADKGYDSKENRQHLKEHQLLDGIMRKACRNRPLTEAQTKRNRYLSKTRYVVEQSFGTLHRKFRYARAAYFGLLKVSAQSHLKAMCLNLLKAANRLSVPVAA
- the cmr1 gene encoding type III-B CRISPR module RAMP protein Cmr1; translation: MALLIPDFEPMEKLPGSKEAWQEIYCELVTPIYGGGVQAAMPDVLMPIRATAIRGQLRFWWRLLAQQKWNLKEKSLREAEFRLWGGIGEEAAASLVFLRVLDVLNVKQISYFQGSLDSSLPSDKKVRSKSKSNDLKPYAYVLFPMDSEEKREKTLLIKEGLTWTLQWRLSEKANETDREQVLETLRWWVNFGGIGARTRRGCGAFVVKDSSNPVFKQPLSIDEVMKAGCKLVLRTSTNHALLAWKEAVQRLRDFRQGVGIGRNHPSSDTTKPAGRSRWSEPDEIRRITRTHSDRHKPEHPAGDLFARGVFGMPIIFHFVGGDEPADTTLQPKRKERMASPLIIRPVWDGKGGFQAAALSLPLDKVLNVSAELLEKKQNKVTVHSVTLWDEGKAQKVKPLSENRGGNPIDAFLNYFTK